One Streptomyces sp. SAI-135 DNA segment encodes these proteins:
- a CDS encoding lamin tail domain-containing protein translates to MTARCLSAAALAAAAIVGAVALPASAADHARPERARVEISAVQYDSPGRDDRSRRSLNKEWVELTNTSRRTVNLDGWTLQDEDGHTYTFDGYRLEGRATVRIHTGEGRDSDSDLYMDRRNYVWDNYSDTATLRNDHGRFIDDASWGGGHHRDGGHHHGSGHHH, encoded by the coding sequence GTGACTGCCCGTTGTCTGTCCGCTGCCGCGCTCGCGGCCGCCGCGATCGTCGGGGCGGTGGCGCTGCCGGCGTCTGCCGCCGATCACGCCCGGCCTGAGCGGGCGAGGGTGGAGATCAGCGCGGTGCAGTACGACTCGCCCGGCCGTGACGACCGCTCGCGGCGTTCGCTGAACAAGGAGTGGGTGGAGCTCACCAACACCAGCCGCCGCACGGTCAACCTCGACGGCTGGACTCTGCAGGATGAGGACGGCCACACCTACACCTTCGACGGCTACCGCCTGGAGGGCCGCGCCACGGTCCGGATCCACACCGGCGAGGGCCGCGACAGCGACAGCGACCTGTACATGGACCGCCGCAACTACGTGTGGGACAACTACTCCGACACCGCCACCCTGCGCAACGACCACGGCCGCTTCATCGACGACGCCTCCTGGGGCGGGGGCCACCACCGTGACGGTGGCCATCACCACGGCAGTGGCCATCACCACTGA
- a CDS encoding Rrf2 family transcriptional regulator: protein MGANSRLTIAAHALAWIELNARMGGEVATSEQIANSVNTNPVVIRRLLGELRQAGLVESRRGAGWRLTRAAESINLAQVRQAVDGDPPFALHPTTPNQKCPLGHGILSALTPVYEDVEEALRMQLSRTSVADVLRQSIAVH, encoded by the coding sequence ATGGGAGCGAACAGCAGGCTGACCATCGCCGCGCACGCGCTGGCCTGGATCGAGCTGAACGCACGGATGGGCGGCGAGGTAGCCACATCCGAGCAGATCGCCAACAGCGTCAACACCAACCCCGTGGTGATCCGCCGCCTGCTGGGCGAACTACGCCAGGCGGGACTGGTCGAGTCCCGCCGCGGCGCCGGCTGGCGCCTGACGCGAGCGGCGGAATCAATCAATCTGGCCCAGGTACGCCAAGCGGTCGACGGCGACCCGCCGTTCGCCCTCCACCCCACCACTCCCAACCAGAAATGCCCGCTGGGCCACGGCATCCTCTCCGCGCTCACCCCCGTGTACGAGGACGTCGAGGAAGCGCTGCGTATGCAGTTGTCCCGCACCAGCGTGGCCGACGTACTGCGCCAGTCCATCGCGGTGCACTGA
- a CDS encoding amidase family protein, whose amino-acid sequence MPTDDTTTSAVPGDDELVGLGVAEAAAAIRNGDITSAAYASALLRRARKNADLNSFITIDESAVLTAAQEADRARAAGSTAPLLGVPIGIKDSYATAGVRTTLGVSNLGNFVPEQDADVVVALRKAGGIVFGKNNLVEMSFGLTGHNSTYGQVKNPYSHAHVPGGSSSGSGAAVAARIVPASTGGDTVGSIRVPASLCGVVGYKPTNGRWPGGGVAPISHTLDTTGILTRSVEDAALLDQIVVRDTSAPPSPRSDLHGIRFAHAPRQYMRVIDPETAAHFTAALQRLRDAGADIVEIDLGDDFMDTANKMTWNFFFREMREAVTAFVARNDFPVTFDEIYSDIKPQLKSIWSQVVVPGGPGYLSDEGYESALTTERPHLQRRLGQVFTRDAADALLFPTTPSPAPLIEQGARFTIAGHQVDDRFLAHNTIPTSGAGLPGISIPIGLSTDGLPIGLEIDAAQGADRNLFNIARRVETLFGALPAPA is encoded by the coding sequence ATGCCGACCGACGACACAACCACCAGCGCAGTGCCAGGTGATGACGAGCTGGTCGGGCTCGGCGTAGCGGAAGCCGCTGCCGCAATCCGTAACGGCGATATCACTTCCGCGGCATACGCTTCCGCACTTCTGCGACGCGCACGCAAGAATGCCGACCTGAACTCTTTCATCACCATCGACGAGTCCGCAGTACTGACAGCGGCACAGGAGGCGGACAGGGCCCGCGCCGCGGGTTCCACGGCTCCCCTCCTCGGCGTCCCCATCGGGATCAAGGACAGTTACGCCACCGCTGGTGTGCGCACCACGCTCGGCGTCAGCAACCTCGGGAACTTCGTCCCGGAGCAGGACGCCGACGTTGTGGTCGCACTCCGAAAAGCCGGGGGCATCGTCTTCGGCAAGAACAATCTCGTAGAGATGTCCTTCGGACTGACCGGACACAACAGCACGTACGGTCAGGTGAAGAACCCCTACAGCCACGCCCACGTCCCCGGCGGGTCCTCCAGCGGCTCCGGAGCGGCGGTCGCCGCTCGCATCGTCCCCGCATCGACCGGGGGTGACACGGTGGGCTCCATCAGAGTCCCCGCGTCCCTGTGCGGTGTGGTGGGCTACAAGCCCACCAACGGCCGCTGGCCCGGTGGCGGCGTCGCCCCGATCTCCCACACCCTCGACACCACCGGCATCCTCACCCGCAGCGTCGAGGACGCCGCTCTGCTCGACCAGATCGTTGTGCGGGACACCAGCGCTCCCCCGTCACCACGCTCCGACCTGCACGGAATCCGCTTCGCCCACGCTCCCCGGCAGTACATGAGGGTGATCGATCCTGAGACGGCGGCCCACTTCACGGCCGCACTCCAACGCCTTCGGGACGCCGGCGCCGACATAGTCGAAATCGACCTCGGCGACGACTTCATGGACACGGCGAACAAGATGACGTGGAACTTCTTCTTTCGTGAGATGCGGGAAGCGGTCACAGCCTTCGTCGCCCGCAACGACTTCCCCGTCACGTTCGATGAGATCTACAGCGACATCAAGCCCCAGCTCAAGTCGATCTGGAGCCAGGTCGTCGTACCGGGCGGGCCGGGCTACCTCTCCGACGAAGGCTACGAGTCGGCCCTGACCACCGAACGTCCGCACCTGCAACGCCGGCTCGGCCAGGTATTCACCCGCGACGCGGCCGACGCACTGCTCTTCCCGACCACGCCCTCCCCCGCCCCCCTGATCGAGCAGGGCGCGAGGTTCACCATCGCCGGCCACCAGGTGGACGACCGATTCCTCGCCCACAACACGATTCCCACCAGCGGAGCCGGGCTGCCCGGCATCAGCATCCCCATTGGCCTCAGCACCGACGGCCTGCCCATAGGCCTCGAGATCGACGCCGCCCAGGGCGCGGACCGCAACCTCTTCAACATCGCCCGCCGCGTGGAAACCCTCTTCGGGGCCCTGCCCGCACCCGCCTGA
- a CDS encoding TetR/AcrR family transcriptional regulator → MGTSEVTARATKGGRGARERILGAAVQLFAREGIHATGIAKLTEVAHVSTRTFYQHFPSKEALVSAYVQRLESDSDGPIGIEAVLDRSDLSARERLLQLFCDAPPPVEVVRGCPLHNTAVETAGTMPEAAALVERHKRDFTARLAKAAAEAGANDPEKLGRQLALLFEGARALSTSLNDWQPYQDARDLAETLIDQATGAL, encoded by the coding sequence ATGGGAACGAGTGAGGTCACGGCTCGGGCGACCAAGGGCGGGCGAGGAGCACGGGAGCGGATCCTGGGCGCCGCGGTCCAGTTGTTCGCACGCGAGGGCATCCACGCGACAGGCATCGCCAAGCTGACAGAAGTGGCACACGTGTCGACGCGCACGTTCTACCAGCACTTCCCGAGCAAAGAAGCCCTGGTCAGCGCCTATGTGCAGCGCCTGGAATCCGACTCGGACGGGCCCATCGGCATAGAGGCCGTTCTGGACCGCAGCGACCTCAGTGCCCGCGAGCGTCTACTGCAACTGTTCTGCGACGCACCGCCGCCCGTGGAAGTCGTACGCGGCTGCCCCCTGCACAACACCGCTGTCGAGACAGCCGGCACGATGCCTGAGGCTGCGGCCCTCGTCGAGCGCCACAAGAGGGACTTCACCGCCCGCCTGGCCAAAGCGGCCGCCGAGGCAGGCGCGAACGATCCCGAGAAGCTGGGCCGACAGCTCGCGCTGCTGTTCGAAGGCGCACGGGCGCTGTCCACTTCGCTCAACGACTGGCAGCCCTATCAGGACGCCCGAGACCTGGCTGAAACGCTGATCGACCAAGCGACCGGAGCGCTCTGA
- a CDS encoding type II toxin-antitoxin system prevent-host-death family antitoxin — protein sequence MSHSSQEERAVNATTARNTLYALVKLAEEEGRTTVITKHRVRALLAPLDRFPAARAIDAFPAHVLSAAQRDFGDLVTLAAKGQPQVLMRNSTPVAVLLPADPSPDALSSDPAAQPGVATAGGAVNSQGNQNRGNMLRRLATLGDASASVLTDVPVGGPTFGLPGLDAATGGLQRGKLTLVAARPSVGGSLLGLAAARKAALVDRAKVLYAASGLNRDDIFRRIIAAEASGEYARLKQGRLTEHEQQVAQQLVQAGDLLMIDDGSDLTAEDIRDTAPHMENLALVVVDRLQAAASARLPLSGDRLPDASQVLATLARTLHVPVLAIVDSDDPALLALLDADVTLTLTPTGDPALVQVTVAERDFGTIGSAYLQPDLVHARFLDAAAPADRADSPAGPGPAATAGATAARELAGAALPYTSGGHHGIPAALTHELAAWRTAAAAGNQYALEEILPLLLQAAATVSQWPDTPEGHRLANALQPYATPASADTTTDTGQLTPAVAASGVHAPAQSGQAQADGAEDEDDDSEDGLQPGDEEDEPENHIFPALKILKDSVGRSKMHPIPVIRAAERDSGPWPLISEHMDGEPRWAHPDITITRVPHIRANGKRVRRDQIDVPASFGEGVLCLIDRNGSFPSACSAVPLAPNKLLHTGPLDAFDKTTAGIYLIDIPQWNRTDMPHPLGRIITRPDEDGRVWVTTPHIKQLVRLVRDNHLDAMPTIHDSWTGKANESLFKPFYEATRKARTELVQVGGDPYKAYKTRLSIALRLLWPKRPSQRSPFWRPDWRMSMVAEASVRHWAGAFKAVQEGHQLVALRNVDQAIFWTPPDTPPSTYRIGTGFGEVKAKFVQAGQTILEGDD from the coding sequence GTGAGTCACTCGTCGCAGGAAGAGCGCGCGGTCAACGCGACCACGGCGCGGAACACGCTGTACGCGTTGGTGAAGCTCGCCGAAGAGGAGGGGCGCACCACTGTGATCACCAAGCACAGGGTGCGCGCTCTCCTCGCGCCGCTTGACCGGTTCCCGGCAGCCCGCGCGATCGATGCCTTCCCGGCCCATGTGCTGAGCGCGGCGCAGAGGGATTTCGGCGACCTCGTCACGCTGGCGGCGAAGGGCCAGCCCCAGGTGCTCATGCGGAACAGCACGCCGGTCGCGGTCCTGCTCCCTGCCGACCCCTCTCCTGATGCCCTCTCATCTGACCCGGCCGCGCAGCCCGGCGTGGCGACCGCAGGAGGTGCGGTGAACAGCCAAGGCAACCAGAACCGCGGCAATATGTTGCGCAGGCTCGCCACACTCGGCGACGCCAGCGCCTCCGTCCTCACCGACGTCCCCGTCGGCGGCCCCACCTTCGGGCTGCCGGGCCTGGACGCTGCAACGGGCGGTCTGCAGCGGGGCAAGCTGACGCTCGTGGCGGCGCGCCCGAGTGTCGGCGGGAGCCTGCTGGGGCTGGCCGCCGCGCGCAAGGCGGCACTCGTCGACCGCGCCAAGGTCCTGTACGCGGCCTCCGGGCTGAACCGGGACGACATCTTCCGCCGGATCATCGCCGCCGAGGCCAGCGGTGAATACGCACGTCTGAAGCAGGGCCGCCTCACCGAGCACGAACAGCAGGTCGCCCAACAGCTGGTCCAGGCGGGCGACCTCCTGATGATCGATGACGGCAGCGACCTGACGGCCGAGGACATCAGGGACACGGCCCCGCACATGGAAAACCTGGCCCTTGTGGTCGTAGACCGCCTGCAAGCCGCGGCCAGCGCCCGCCTGCCCCTGTCCGGCGACCGGCTCCCGGACGCCTCCCAGGTCCTGGCGACGCTCGCGCGCACGCTGCACGTGCCGGTGCTCGCCATCGTGGACAGCGACGATCCCGCACTCCTGGCCCTGCTGGACGCCGACGTCACGCTGACCCTCACCCCGACCGGCGACCCGGCCCTGGTCCAGGTGACCGTCGCGGAGCGCGACTTCGGCACGATCGGCTCCGCGTACCTGCAGCCCGACCTGGTCCACGCCCGCTTCCTCGACGCCGCCGCGCCCGCGGACCGCGCCGACAGCCCGGCAGGCCCGGGGCCCGCGGCGACCGCCGGCGCCACAGCCGCACGGGAGCTGGCCGGAGCCGCCCTTCCCTACACCTCCGGCGGCCACCATGGGATCCCCGCCGCCCTCACCCACGAACTCGCGGCATGGCGGACCGCCGCCGCGGCCGGCAACCAGTACGCGCTCGAGGAGATCCTGCCGTTGCTGCTCCAGGCCGCCGCCACGGTCTCCCAGTGGCCGGACACCCCCGAGGGGCACCGACTCGCTAACGCGCTGCAGCCCTACGCCACGCCCGCCTCCGCCGACACCACCACCGACACCGGCCAGTTGACTCCTGCCGTCGCCGCTTCCGGTGTGCACGCCCCGGCGCAGAGCGGACAGGCGCAGGCCGACGGGGCGGAGGACGAGGACGACGACAGCGAGGACGGCCTGCAGCCGGGCGACGAGGAGGACGAGCCCGAGAACCACATCTTCCCCGCCCTGAAGATCCTCAAGGACTCGGTCGGCCGCTCGAAGATGCACCCGATCCCCGTCATCCGGGCCGCCGAACGCGACAGCGGCCCGTGGCCACTGATCAGCGAACACATGGACGGCGAGCCCCGCTGGGCCCACCCCGACATCACCATCACCCGCGTTCCCCACATCCGAGCCAACGGCAAGCGCGTGCGGCGCGACCAGATCGACGTGCCCGCCTCGTTCGGCGAGGGTGTGCTGTGCCTGATCGACCGCAACGGTAGTTTCCCCTCCGCCTGTTCGGCCGTCCCCCTCGCCCCGAACAAACTCCTGCACACCGGCCCCCTCGACGCCTTCGACAAGACGACCGCCGGTATCTACCTCATCGACATCCCGCAGTGGAATCGCACCGACATGCCGCACCCCCTGGGACGGATCATCACCCGCCCCGACGAGGACGGCCGGGTCTGGGTCACCACCCCCCACATCAAGCAGCTCGTGCGACTCGTCCGGGACAACCACCTCGACGCCATGCCCACCATCCACGACTCCTGGACCGGCAAGGCCAACGAATCCCTGTTCAAGCCGTTCTACGAGGCCACCCGCAAAGCACGCACCGAGCTCGTCCAGGTCGGAGGCGACCCCTACAAGGCGTACAAGACCCGCCTGTCCATCGCCCTGCGTTTGCTGTGGCCCAAGCGCCCCTCCCAGCGCTCCCCGTTCTGGCGGCCCGACTGGCGCATGAGCATGGTCGCCGAAGCCTCCGTCCGGCACTGGGCCGGCGCCTTCAAAGCCGTCCAGGAAGGCCACCAACTCGTCGCCCTGCGCAACGTCGACCAGGCCATCTTCTGGACCCCGCCCGACACCCCGCCGTCCACCTACCGGATCGGGACCGGCTTCGGCGAAGTCAAAGCCAAGTTCGTCCAGGCCGGCCAGACCATCCTCGAAGGTGACGACTGA
- a CDS encoding thioredoxin family protein — protein sequence MNTNTHTPVPRPALPRWRRLCRLAAVVLGVALAAAPYASASPAASRPAIQEATAGAAQQAGIEAPVARVGGAVIEVTSTEQFAELVHSEPRVIAMFTANWCMPCSVMTPEFERLSTQYEAVAFLSVDIDENEELTAEAQIGSVPTFFAIRNAEKVGRISGADKEALRRMVRGLAAS from the coding sequence GTGAACACCAACACGCACACTCCCGTCCCTCGCCCGGCACTGCCCCGCTGGCGCCGGCTGTGCCGGCTCGCCGCCGTCGTCCTGGGCGTGGCGCTCGCCGCTGCCCCGTATGCCAGCGCGTCACCGGCCGCATCCCGCCCCGCAATCCAGGAAGCGACAGCCGGGGCGGCGCAGCAGGCAGGCATCGAAGCTCCCGTCGCACGTGTCGGTGGGGCGGTTATCGAGGTGACCAGCACCGAGCAGTTCGCCGAGCTGGTCCACTCGGAGCCGAGAGTCATCGCCATGTTCACGGCCAACTGGTGCATGCCTTGCAGTGTCATGACGCCCGAATTCGAGCGCCTGTCGACGCAGTATGAGGCCGTCGCGTTCCTGTCCGTCGACATCGACGAAAACGAGGAATTGACCGCCGAGGCCCAAATCGGAAGCGTGCCCACGTTCTTCGCCATCCGGAACGCTGAGAAGGTGGGCAGAATCAGCGGGGCCGACAAGGAGGCGCTCCGCCGGATGGTTCGGGGATTGGCCGCGTCCTAA
- a CDS encoding MBL fold metallo-hydrolase yields MSTLGHSVYVSASKPVVSDDLPPGETRRMWSPTASTLIHGKRDAVLVDPLMTLEESRALADWVEASGKNLTTIYVTHAHGDHFFGAPVLLDRFPGARLVATAGVAARMEVQYGRRWFHGFWDPRFPGQIASRRVTAEPLGDGNVIELEGHLLRAFDLGHTDTDGSSALHVPSSGLTVAGDAVYGDVHLYLAESQSGGRQHWLDALDTLERLQPTAVVSGHKRDGDPDSPEDIERTRRYIHQFDAAAKKARSHLDLYESMISLYPDRINRGVLWNSAKAVMA; encoded by the coding sequence ATGAGCACGCTCGGCCACTCCGTCTACGTGTCTGCCTCGAAACCCGTGGTGTCCGATGACCTGCCCCCGGGAGAGACCCGCCGCATGTGGTCCCCCACCGCCTCCACGCTCATTCACGGCAAGCGTGATGCAGTACTCGTCGATCCGCTGATGACCCTTGAGGAGTCACGAGCCCTGGCCGACTGGGTGGAGGCCAGCGGCAAAAACCTCACCACCATCTACGTCACCCATGCACACGGCGACCACTTCTTCGGAGCCCCTGTCCTGCTCGACCGGTTCCCGGGCGCCAGGCTCGTGGCCACTGCAGGCGTGGCTGCGCGCATGGAGGTCCAGTACGGCAGGCGCTGGTTCCACGGATTTTGGGATCCCCGCTTCCCAGGCCAGATCGCCAGCCGTCGCGTGACGGCCGAACCCCTCGGCGACGGCAACGTGATCGAGCTGGAAGGCCACCTGCTGCGCGCCTTCGACCTTGGCCACACCGACACCGACGGCTCCAGCGCCCTCCACGTTCCTTCGAGCGGCCTGACCGTGGCCGGTGACGCGGTCTACGGCGACGTGCACCTCTATCTCGCCGAGTCCCAAAGTGGCGGCCGGCAGCACTGGCTCGATGCACTCGACACCCTCGAGCGGCTGCAACCCACCGCCGTCGTCTCCGGACACAAGCGCGACGGCGACCCGGACAGCCCCGAGGACATCGAACGCACCCGCCGTTACATCCACCAGTTCGACGCCGCCGCCAAGAAAGCCAGAAGCCACCTCGACCTGTACGAATCCATGATCAGCCTGTATCCGGACCGCATCAACCGTGGAGTGCTGTGGAACTCTGCAAAGGCCGTCATGGCCTGA
- a CDS encoding helicase associated domain-containing protein yields the protein ADPRVRNSRPGAQDDGESGELSEDGADQDDVDVDVEPVSRRAAGVLRFSEERDPAALTQFVRLRVIDPEGAYWRRGIEAATRWLRETGESELRVPFTYVTPEDWGALGGHPLGVFIADQRRYYREGTLDATRVTELQNLGMVWSVHASAWEAGLAVARDYAAVHGHFLPPTTAVWGGDGFPIGVWAKNMRAAARRSRENTVRRANGETGISSAGELSESRMEALAEIDPGWAPEGWDVAWQRSYRLLLAHVKAGGAVPAVPGEVVVQGEDLAVWVSAQRAGWERLAPAQRFLVEMLGIEPPAEGEVVGPVRRSQDELWERNMTAARQFYAREGHLRVPRQHREDVDGEDIRLGAWIDNTRRRVAKLSPERRADLEGLGMCW from the coding sequence CGCGGACCCGCGGGTGCGTAACAGCCGTCCGGGCGCACAGGATGACGGTGAGAGCGGTGAGTTGAGTGAGGACGGAGCGGACCAGGACGACGTTGATGTCGACGTGGAGCCGGTGTCCCGGCGCGCTGCGGGAGTGCTGCGGTTCAGCGAGGAACGCGACCCCGCGGCCCTGACGCAGTTCGTGCGGCTGCGGGTCATCGACCCCGAGGGCGCCTACTGGCGGCGCGGCATCGAAGCCGCCACCCGGTGGCTCCGTGAGACCGGGGAGAGCGAGCTGCGGGTGCCGTTCACGTACGTCACGCCGGAGGACTGGGGAGCATTGGGCGGGCACCCACTGGGGGTCTTCATCGCGGATCAGCGCCGGTACTACCGCGAGGGCACCCTGGACGCCACGCGCGTGACCGAACTGCAGAACCTGGGCATGGTCTGGTCCGTGCACGCCTCCGCGTGGGAGGCCGGCCTGGCCGTTGCCCGCGACTACGCAGCCGTCCACGGGCACTTCCTCCCGCCCACGACCGCCGTATGGGGCGGAGACGGGTTTCCCATCGGCGTATGGGCCAAAAACATGCGCGCCGCAGCCCGCAGGAGCCGCGAGAACACCGTACGCCGCGCGAACGGGGAAACGGGCATCTCCAGCGCCGGGGAGCTCTCCGAGAGCCGCATGGAGGCCCTCGCAGAGATCGACCCCGGATGGGCCCCGGAGGGGTGGGATGTCGCTTGGCAGCGTTCGTATCGGCTGCTGCTCGCGCACGTGAAGGCGGGCGGAGCCGTACCGGCCGTACCGGGGGAGGTCGTCGTCCAGGGCGAGGACCTCGCGGTGTGGGTGAGCGCGCAACGGGCCGGATGGGAGCGGCTGGCGCCGGCGCAGCGGTTCTTGGTGGAGATGCTCGGCATCGAGCCGCCTGCGGAGGGCGAGGTGGTCGGGCCGGTGCGGCGCTCGCAGGATGAGCTGTGGGAGCGGAACATGACCGCCGCGCGACAGTTCTACGCGCGGGAGGGGCATCTGCGCGTTCCGCGCCAGCACCGCGAGGACGTCGACGGGGAGGACATCCGGCTTGGGGCGTGGATCGATAACACCCGTAGAAGGGTCGCCAAGTTGAGCCCGGAACGCCGCGCCGACCTCGAAGGCCTTGGCATGTGCTGGTGA
- a CDS encoding replication-relaxation family protein, with protein MISVDAGGGDWLALAVLVQYRVAPGVRMEPTRRQLAWLREEGLVDRITLPQAGRRRVWFPTCYGVRVAGEWPELRGRRPSRAVSDPTAVRLKVGHALTGTETGLAFLQDARRRGDVCRPLDWMTEVHHPAGRGEAVIPDALLYYRRGPAGGEGGPMLRAFVEVDRATMGPERLAAKLSAYARLHSYVPTVPGRRPTIQQPRVEEWRRRYPLFPRLLFVLDGTGPLGIENRITALRAATRELALYGFLREVPVLTAALTDLLQDGPSAPVWRPVQGPDSRVPWDT; from the coding sequence ATGATCAGTGTGGATGCGGGTGGCGGGGACTGGCTGGCGTTGGCGGTGCTGGTGCAGTACCGGGTGGCGCCCGGGGTGCGGATGGAGCCGACCAGGCGGCAGCTGGCCTGGTTGCGGGAGGAGGGGCTCGTCGACCGGATCACGCTGCCGCAGGCCGGGCGCAGGCGGGTGTGGTTTCCCACCTGCTATGGGGTGCGGGTCGCCGGGGAGTGGCCCGAGCTGCGGGGGCGCCGGCCCTCCCGGGCGGTGTCCGATCCGACCGCCGTGCGCCTCAAGGTCGGGCATGCGCTGACGGGGACCGAGACCGGGCTGGCCTTCCTTCAGGACGCGCGCCGTCGCGGCGATGTGTGCCGGCCGCTGGACTGGATGACCGAGGTCCACCACCCGGCCGGCAGGGGCGAGGCCGTCATCCCCGACGCCCTCCTGTACTACCGGCGCGGCCCGGCCGGCGGCGAAGGCGGGCCGATGCTGCGGGCCTTCGTCGAGGTCGACCGCGCCACCATGGGGCCCGAACGGCTCGCCGCCAAGCTGTCCGCCTACGCGCGCCTCCACTCCTACGTGCCCACGGTCCCGGGCCGCCGGCCGACCATCCAACAACCAAGGGTCGAAGAGTGGCGACGGCGCTACCCCCTCTTCCCGCGGCTGCTGTTCGTCCTGGACGGCACCGGCCCCCTCGGCATCGAGAACCGGATCACCGCCCTGCGCGCGGCCACCCGAGAACTGGCCCTGTACGGCTTCCTGCGCGAGGTGCCCGTCCTCACGGCCGCGTTGACCGATCTGCTGCAGGACGGCCCCTCCGCACCGGTGTGGCGCCCCGTCCAGGGCCCCGACAGCCGGGTCCCCTGGGACACCTGA
- a CDS encoding DUF302 domain-containing protein: MPLERSHEIAVTQAHGSLDEWGVRVSPSGPGYQVLHFFTLTRQKGKNMSALNFVAVPHEVVRWSIDTGDSFENFRARYEAAVPVLDIDRMTQLRNERASWDTVLAAAAENAPHGFMRFWSTDVGATMRLAGNPGFCATYLMGNHTIAERMYRHDPAVMLYAPLRTTIHQDREGTTLFSIDQPSTRFSSFDSPDIAAVGEELDRKVVNLLRILEVTVPPALYAAAENASE; the protein is encoded by the coding sequence GTGCCGCTCGAACGCTCCCATGAGATCGCGGTGACGCAAGCACACGGCTCACTCGATGAGTGGGGTGTTCGGGTTTCGCCTTCGGGACCCGGTTACCAGGTCCTGCACTTCTTCACACTGACACGCCAGAAAGGCAAGAACATGTCCGCTCTGAACTTCGTCGCAGTTCCCCACGAAGTCGTTCGGTGGTCGATCGACACAGGTGATTCCTTCGAGAATTTCCGGGCCCGTTACGAGGCCGCTGTACCGGTACTGGACATCGACCGGATGACGCAGTTGCGCAATGAGCGAGCGAGCTGGGATACCGTACTCGCCGCCGCTGCGGAGAACGCCCCGCACGGCTTCATGCGCTTCTGGAGCACCGACGTCGGGGCGACCATGCGTCTGGCCGGAAATCCGGGATTCTGCGCCACCTACTTGATGGGAAACCACACCATCGCCGAGCGCATGTACCGCCATGACCCCGCGGTGATGCTCTACGCACCGCTGCGCACCACGATCCACCAGGACCGGGAGGGCACCACGCTGTTCTCCATCGACCAGCCCAGCACCCGATTCTCCAGCTTCGACAGTCCTGACATCGCCGCCGTCGGCGAGGAACTGGACCGCAAGGTCGTCAACCTGCTGAGGATCCTGGAGGTGACCGTCCCGCCGGCCCTTTACGCAGCCGCAGAGAACGCGTCTGAATAG
- a CDS encoding alpha/beta hydrolase yields the protein MSTATATAAPTRTVDVAGTPFAYREVGTGQGVPLVLLHHVTAVLDDWDPAVIDGLATERRVILVDLRGVGRSGGTTPDTFEAMADDTVAFLDALGLDVADLLGYSLGGIVAQVVAQRFPDRIRRIILAGTVPAGAPGPAATGAALQSAIQKASEQGKHPKHFLFFESSPSGQAAADAFLARLDQRTADDRDAPISDAAIGAQFAALTRWEQDSSPTGLTAVKQPALVVNGDNDTMWPTITGTLRLAQSLPDARLAVYPASGHGGIFQYHEVFVQQALDFLRS from the coding sequence ATGTCCACAGCAACCGCAACAGCAGCTCCCACCAGAACCGTCGATGTCGCAGGAACCCCGTTCGCCTACCGCGAGGTGGGCACCGGGCAAGGCGTTCCGCTGGTTCTCCTGCACCACGTCACCGCGGTGCTGGACGACTGGGACCCGGCCGTGATCGACGGCCTGGCAACCGAGCGGCGGGTCATCCTGGTCGACCTGCGCGGCGTCGGCCGCTCCGGCGGCACCACCCCCGACACCTTCGAAGCGATGGCCGACGACACCGTCGCCTTCCTGGACGCCCTCGGCCTGGACGTGGCCGACCTGCTCGGCTACTCACTGGGCGGCATCGTGGCCCAGGTCGTCGCCCAGCGCTTCCCCGACCGCATCCGCAGGATCATCCTGGCCGGCACCGTACCCGCCGGCGCCCCGGGCCCGGCTGCCACCGGGGCTGCCCTCCAGTCGGCGATCCAGAAGGCGAGTGAGCAGGGCAAGCACCCCAAACACTTCCTGTTCTTCGAGTCGTCACCGTCCGGCCAGGCAGCCGCAGACGCCTTTCTTGCCCGCCTCGATCAGCGCACTGCCGACGACCGCGACGCCCCGATCTCCGACGCGGCCATCGGCGCCCAGTTCGCCGCGCTCACCAGATGGGAACAGGACTCCTCGCCGACGGGCCTGACTGCCGTGAAGCAGCCCGCACTCGTCGTCAACGGCGACAACGACACAATGTGGCCCACGATAACCGGCACCCTCCGCCTCGCCCAGTCGCTTCCCGATGCCAGACTCGCCGTCTACCCCGCCTCCGGCCACGGCGGCATCTTCCAGTACCACGAGGTGTTCGTACAGCAGGCCCTGGACTTCCTCCGCAGCTGA